The Methylobacterium currus genome contains a region encoding:
- a CDS encoding LysR family transcriptional regulator: protein MHRGDWDDLRYVLAVAQAGSLAAAARALGVNHSTVLRRLGAYETRLGVRLFDRHPWGYVPTAAGEEMVRGLAAVDGVIHDVERRAAGLDRRLTGTVRLSTTDTLVASVLPRALASVRAAHPGITLEVSTANAFAVLTRREADIALRPTPKSPPESLIGRQLAVVPYAVYGAPAYLDGRPPDTALADHAWLRPDASLQDTAAARWLRANLLDCEPVLRADTFVALRDLARAGIGLALLPCYLGEASEGLVRLPGSDVLDLASTLWVLTHEDLRRVARVDAVVTALVEGLATARWSP from the coding sequence ATGCACAGGGGCGACTGGGACGACCTTCGCTACGTGCTGGCCGTCGCGCAGGCCGGGTCGCTCGCGGCCGCGGCGCGCGCCCTGGGGGTCAACCACTCGACGGTGCTCCGCCGCCTCGGCGCCTACGAGACCCGCCTGGGCGTGCGGCTGTTCGACCGCCATCCCTGGGGCTACGTCCCGACGGCGGCCGGCGAGGAGATGGTGCGGGGCCTCGCCGCCGTCGACGGGGTCATCCACGACGTCGAGCGCCGCGCGGCCGGGCTCGACCGCAGGCTCACCGGCACGGTGCGCCTTTCGACCACGGACACGCTCGTCGCCTCGGTCCTGCCGCGGGCGCTGGCATCGGTGCGGGCGGCGCACCCCGGCATCACGCTGGAGGTGTCGACCGCGAACGCCTTCGCCGTCCTAACCCGGCGCGAGGCGGACATCGCGCTGCGGCCGACCCCCAAGTCGCCGCCCGAGAGCCTGATCGGCCGGCAACTCGCGGTCGTCCCCTACGCGGTCTACGGTGCGCCGGCCTATCTGGACGGACGCCCGCCGGACACCGCCCTCGCGGACCACGCGTGGCTCCGGCCCGACGCCTCTCTGCAAGACACCGCCGCCGCCCGATGGCTGCGGGCAAACCTGCTGGACTGCGAGCCGGTGCTCCGGGCCGACACGTTCGTCGCCCTGCGCGACCTGGCGCGCGCGGGCATCGGCCTCGCCCTGCTCCCCTGCTACCTCGGCGAGGCCTCCGAGGGACTCGTGCGCCTGCCGGGCAGCGACGTCCTCGACCTCGCCTCGACGCTCTGGGTGCTGACCCACGAGGACCTGCGCCGGGTCGCGCGGGTCGATGCCGTGGTGACGGCGCTGGTCGAGGGCCTCGCGACCGCCCGCTGGTCGCCTTGA
- a CDS encoding DMT family transporter: MAWIYLVGAGFLEIVWAYAMKQSEGFTQIGPTLVMAAGMVGSFWLLAVAMRTLPLGTAYTIWTGIGAVGAFVVGIAVLGEQASPMRILAAALIVCGLVTMKLSTSQ; this comes from the coding sequence ATGGCCTGGATCTATCTCGTCGGCGCAGGTTTCCTGGAAATCGTCTGGGCCTACGCCATGAAGCAGTCCGAGGGCTTCACCCAGATTGGTCCGACGCTCGTCATGGCGGCGGGCATGGTCGGCAGCTTCTGGCTGCTCGCGGTAGCCATGCGCACGCTGCCCTTGGGCACGGCCTACACCATCTGGACCGGCATCGGCGCGGTGGGCGCCTTCGTCGTCGGCATCGCCGTGCTGGGCGAGCAGGCGAGCCCCATGCGCATTCTCGCCGCGGCGCTCATCGTCTGCGGCCTGGTGACGATGAAGCTTTCCACCTCCCAGTAG